The following are encoded in a window of Halorarum salinum genomic DNA:
- the gpmI gene encoding 2,3-bisphosphoglycerate-independent phosphoglycerate mutase has product MRAALVVLDGWGLGDHDRLDAVRTADTPTFDRLRETGAFGTLTAYGRSVGLPNDQMGNSEVGHVAIGAGRTVHQEYTRINDAIAAGELATNDAISGAFDYAGEHGGRVHLAGLVSDGGVHSDQEHLHALIAAAADRGLDAVTHAFTDGRDTAPKSGAGFLADLERVVAERGTGDVATVTGRYYAMDRDRNWERTARAYDAIVNREADHEADSAVEAAEASYERGDTDEFVEPTLVSGGPALADGDAVVFFNFRADRARQLVRMLADVGPPEWEAAGIRTDPPDVRVATMTEYDATFGLPVAFEPEQPEDTLGEVLSEAGLTQFRVAESEKYPHVTYFLNGGREVEFPGERREIVESPDVPTYDLRPEMSAVEVTDTAVDVIGSDDPDVLVLNYANPDMVGHTGDFEAAVEAVETVDRELGRLAAAVRGAGGALLVTADHGNADDMGTPEEPHTAHTFAPVPFVFVDPDGTDGGRRVRTGGSLPDIAPTLLELVGVRKPAAMTGESLLE; this is encoded by the coding sequence ATGAGAGCCGCGCTCGTCGTTCTCGACGGGTGGGGGCTCGGCGACCACGACCGGCTCGACGCCGTCAGGACCGCCGACACCCCCACGTTCGACCGGCTACGCGAGACGGGGGCGTTCGGGACGCTGACCGCCTACGGGCGGTCGGTCGGCCTGCCGAACGACCAGATGGGAAACAGCGAGGTCGGCCACGTCGCCATCGGCGCCGGGCGAACGGTCCACCAGGAGTACACCCGCATCAACGACGCCATCGCGGCCGGCGAACTGGCGACGAACGACGCGATCTCCGGCGCGTTCGACTACGCCGGGGAGCACGGCGGTCGCGTCCACCTCGCGGGGCTCGTCAGCGACGGGGGCGTCCACTCGGACCAGGAGCACCTCCACGCGCTGATCGCGGCGGCCGCGGACCGCGGACTCGACGCGGTGACCCACGCCTTCACCGACGGTCGCGACACGGCGCCGAAGTCCGGCGCCGGCTTCCTCGCGGACCTGGAGCGGGTCGTCGCCGAACGCGGGACCGGCGACGTCGCGACGGTGACGGGCCGCTACTACGCGATGGACCGTGACCGGAACTGGGAGCGGACGGCCCGCGCCTACGACGCCATCGTGAACCGCGAGGCCGACCACGAGGCCGACTCGGCGGTCGAGGCGGCCGAGGCGAGCTACGAGCGGGGCGACACCGACGAGTTCGTCGAGCCGACGCTGGTGAGCGGGGGCCCAGCGCTCGCCGACGGCGACGCCGTCGTGTTCTTCAACTTCCGCGCGGACCGCGCGCGCCAGCTCGTCCGGATGCTCGCGGACGTCGGCCCGCCCGAGTGGGAGGCGGCGGGCATTCGGACGGACCCGCCGGACGTGCGGGTCGCAACCATGACCGAGTACGACGCGACGTTCGGACTCCCGGTCGCGTTCGAACCGGAACAGCCGGAGGACACGCTCGGGGAGGTGCTCTCGGAGGCGGGGCTCACGCAGTTCCGCGTCGCCGAGTCGGAGAAGTACCCCCACGTCACCTACTTCCTCAACGGCGGCCGCGAGGTGGAGTTCCCGGGCGAGCGCCGGGAGATCGTCGAGTCGCCGGACGTGCCGACCTACGACCTGCGACCGGAGATGAGCGCCGTCGAGGTGACCGACACGGCCGTCGACGTGATCGGGAGCGACGACCCGGACGTGCTCGTGCTCAACTACGCGAACCCGGACATGGTCGGCCACACGGGCGACTTCGAGGCCGCGGTCGAGGCCGTCGAAACGGTCGACCGCGAACTCGGGAGGCTGGCGGCGGCGGTCCGGGGGGCGGGCGGCGCCCTGCTCGTCACGGCCGACCACGGCAACGCCGACGACATGGGGACGCCCGAGGAGCCCCACACGGCCCACACGTTCGCGCCGGTTCCGTTCGTCTTCGTCGACCCCGACGGCACCGACGGCGGCCGCCGGGTCCGCACCGGAGGGTCGCTCCCCGACATCGCGCCGACGCTGCTGGAACTCGTCGGCGTGCGGAAGCCGGCGGCGATGACGGGCGAGTCGCTCCTGGAGTAG